The Lysobacter luteus genome contains the following window.
CCGACCCCCGCGAGGACCTGTCGGGCGAGGACGTACGACGCAAGTTGCTGATCCTGGCCCGCGCCGCCGGTGTGGAGCTGGAGGCCGACGCGGTCGAGGTCGGATCGCTGGTGCCGCCGGACCTGGCACAGGTAGAGGCAGACGAACTCGACACCCGGCTCCAAGCGCTCGACCGGCCGCTGCGCGAGCGCTTCGCCGAGGCGTATCGCCGTGGCGAGAAGCTGCGTTTCATCGCCCGGCTTCAGGACGGCCGTGCGCGCGTCGGGCTGGAGTCGCTGGCCGACGACCACCCTTTGTGCGGCGGAACCGGTACCGACAACCGGCTGGCGATCTGGTCCGACCGTTACGGCACGCAGCCGCTGGTGATCCAGGGCCCGGGTGCGGGGGCAGGGGTCACCGCGGCGGCGCTGCTGGACGATGCGCTGCGGATCGCCGCGCAGTCCGGGGCGATCAGCACTCGATGACGTTGACCGCGAGGCCTCCGCGGCTGGTTTCCTTGTACTTGTCCTTCATGTCGTTGCCGGTGTCGCGCATCGTCTTGATGACCTTGTCCAGCGAGACCTTGTGCTTGCCGTCGCCGCGCATCGCCATGCGGCTGGCATTGATGGCCTTGACCGAGCCCATCGCGTTGCGCTCGATGCAGGGAATCTGCACCAGGCCGCCGATCGGGTCGCAGGTCAGCCCGAGGTTGTGCTCCATGCCGATCTCGGCGGCGTTCTCGATCCGGCTCGGGCTGCCGCCGAGCGCCGCGGTCAACCCCGCGGCGGCCATCGAGCAGGCCACGCCGACCTCGCCCTGGCAGCCGACTTCCGCGCCCGAGATGCTGGCGTTCTCCTTGTAGAGGATGCCCACCGCGGCCGCGGTCAGCAGGAAGTCGCGCACGCCCTGCAGGTTAGCGCCGGGGATGAAGTGGTCGTAGTAGTGCAGCACCGAGGGGATGATGCCGGCCGCGCCGTTGGTCGGCGCCGTCACCACGCGGCCGCCTGCGGCGTTCTCCTCGTTGACCGCCAATGCGAACAGGTTCACCCAGTCCAGCATCGTCAAGGGGTCCTCGGTCGCGGCTTCCGGCCGCGCGACCAGCTCGGCGTGCAGCAGTGGCGCGCGCCGGGTGACGTGCAGTCCGCCCGGCAGCGTGCCGGACGAACGGATGCCGCGGTCCACGCACGAGCGCATCGCCGCCCAGATCTCGTCGAGCCCGGCGTCGATCTCTGCGCGCGTACGCCAGACCTGCTCATTGGCATACATCAGTTCGGCGATCGTGATGCCGTGGGCCGCCACCTGCGCCAGCAGCTCGTCGCCCGAGTTGAACGGGTAGGGCACGTCGGTCGTGTCGGCCACGATGCGGTCCTCGGCCGCCTCGTCCTGGTTGACCACGAAGCCGCCACCGACCGAGTAGTAGTCGCGCGTCGCAATCACTTCGCCATGGGTGTCGTAGGCGGTGAAGCGCATGCCGTTGGTGTGGAACGGCAGCTTCTGGCGCTTGTTCATGATGAGGTCGTGCTTCTCGTCGAAGCCGATCTCGTGGCGGCCGAACAACCGGATCCGCTTGCTCGCGCGGATGCGCTCAAGCGCCGACGGGATCACGTCCGGGTCGATCAGGTTGGGCCAGTGGCCCTCCAGCCCCATCAGCACCGCCTTGTCGGTACCGTGGCCGCGGCCGGTCAGGGCGAGCGAACCGAACACCTCGGCGCGCACCCGCGCGGTCCGCGCGAGATCGCTGCCGTCACCCGCGCCGCCCTCGATCAGCCAGCGCTCGATGAAGCGCGCGGCCGCCCGCATGGGCCCCACGGTGTGCGATGAACTCGGCCCGATGCCGATCTTGAACAGGTCGAACGTGCTGACAGCCACTGCGCCGATGCTCCCGCCGACGGTGTCGGCCACGGGGCCGGTCGGGGGACGCGGCCATGGGCGGGTATTCTACGGCCCCGCGCTCGCCGCTTAAGGCTTTGCCAGCCGTTTCTCCATGCCCGACGCCGCCACCGATGCACCCGTGCTGGTCCTGTTCCAGCGTGATGACTGCCACCTGTGCGACCTCGCGCTGGAGGTACTCGCCGCTGCCCGCTCGCCGGAGTTCCAAAGCGTGTTCATCGAAGGGGACGCGTCGCTGGAGGAGCGCTACGGCGCGCGCGTGCCGGTGTTGCGCGATCCGGCTGCCGGTCGCGAGCTCGACTGGCCGTTCGACGTGGCGGGCGTGCGTCGTTTCCTTGAGGACGCGCCGGACGTACTGGACCTGCCGCGGCCTCCGACGGGGTGAGGATCAGTCGACCGGCTGCAACCGCACCTTCGTGCTGATCGCAACCGGGTTGGGCAACAGCGACAGGTCGGCCCAGTCGCCACCGCCGACATTGAAGTCGAGCCGCTGCACCGTCGCCTTCCCGTCCAGCACCGCGGTCGCGCCATCGGTGAAAGTGAATGTCAGCGTGGCCGGATGGACGACGCCGCGCAGGCTCAACTCGCCGTCCGCGGCGTAGCGGCCATCGCCCAGGTCGCGGAATCCACTGGCGGTATAGCGCGCCTGCGGGAACTTCGACACCGCAAAGAAATCCGGTCCCTTCAGGGTCGAGTCGCGGTCGGCGTTGGCGGTGGTCGCGCTGGCAAGCGGGATCACGACGTCGAGCCGGGCCGCCGCGGGATCGGCCGGATCAAAACTGAGCGTGGTGGTGAACTGGCCGAAGTGGCCGCTGAACACCTCACCGTCGTACTGCGTCGCGAACGCCAGCGTGGAACCGGGGGCCTGCACGTAATCGGCAGCCGATGCCGGTGCGATGGCCAGCAGCAGGGCGGCGGCGGACACGGGCACGGAAAGGCGGGCAAGGGCGGGACGCGACATCAGGAAACTCCGGGATCGGTGGGGCGACGGCGCCGCGGCAGCATCCGCCGCAGGGTGTCGTCGCGCTGGAAGACATGGTGGTAGAACGCCGCGGCGGCATGGCCGATGACTACCAGCAGCAACACCCAGAACAGCCATTCATGTGCGATCTGG
Protein-coding sequences here:
- a CDS encoding L-serine ammonia-lyase; amino-acid sequence: MAVSTFDLFKIGIGPSSSHTVGPMRAAARFIERWLIEGGAGDGSDLARTARVRAEVFGSLALTGRGHGTDKAVLMGLEGHWPNLIDPDVIPSALERIRASKRIRLFGRHEIGFDEKHDLIMNKRQKLPFHTNGMRFTAYDTHGEVIATRDYYSVGGGFVVNQDEAAEDRIVADTTDVPYPFNSGDELLAQVAAHGITIAELMYANEQVWRTRAEIDAGLDEIWAAMRSCVDRGIRSSGTLPGGLHVTRRAPLLHAELVARPEAATEDPLTMLDWVNLFALAVNEENAAGGRVVTAPTNGAAGIIPSVLHYYDHFIPGANLQGVRDFLLTAAAVGILYKENASISGAEVGCQGEVGVACSMAAAGLTAALGGSPSRIENAAEIGMEHNLGLTCDPIGGLVQIPCIERNAMGSVKAINASRMAMRGDGKHKVSLDKVIKTMRDTGNDMKDKYKETSRGGLAVNVIEC
- a CDS encoding glutaredoxin family protein, translating into MPDAATDAPVLVLFQRDDCHLCDLALEVLAAARSPEFQSVFIEGDASLEERYGARVPVLRDPAAGRELDWPFDVAGVRRFLEDAPDVLDLPRPPTG
- a CDS encoding YceI family protein; translation: MSRPALARLSVPVSAAALLLAIAPASAADYVQAPGSTLAFATQYDGEVFSGHFGQFTTTLSFDPADPAAARLDVVIPLASATTANADRDSTLKGPDFFAVSKFPQARYTASGFRDLGDGRYAADGELSLRGVVHPATLTFTFTDGATAVLDGKATVQRLDFNVGGGDWADLSLLPNPVAISTKVRLQPVD